A segment of the Dehalococcoidia bacterium genome:
GTGAGGGTAGCGAGTGGGAGCGGGAAGCGGGAGCCGGAGTGCGGAGGTTACTGCTGCGCGAGCAGCCTTGCGGCGTCTTTGGCGTGGTAGGTGATGATGATGTCGGCGCCGGCGCGCTTGATCGAGGTGAGGATCTCCATCATGACGCGCGGCCCATCGATCCAGCCGTTCGCTTCGGCGGCCTTCAACATCGCGTACTCGCCGCTGACGTTGTAGGCGGCGAGCGGCGTATCGAACGCCTCGCGCGCCTGCGCAATGACGTCCAGGTACGAGAGAGCCGGCTTCACCATGACGATGTCTGCGCCCTCGTTGATGTCGTCTTCGATCTCGAGCAGCGCCTCGCGGGCATTCGGCGGGTCCATCTGGTAGCCGCGGCGGTCGCCGAACTGCGGCGTGCTGTCGGCGGCTTCGCGGAACGGGCCGTAGAAGGCAGACGCATACTTGGCGCTGTACGCCATGATCGGCGTCTGCACGTAGCCTGCCTCATCGAGTTCCTCGCGGATGACGGCGACGCGGCCATCCATCATGTCGCTCGGCGCGACCATGTCAGCGCCGGCACGCGCATGCGACACGGCCGTGCGCGCCAGCAAGTCGACAGAACGGTCGTTGTCGACGTCGCCATCGACGATGACGCCGCAGTGACCGTGGCTGGTGTATTCGCAGAGGCAGACGTCGGTGATGACGACGAGGTGCGGCGCGACGGCTTTAAACGCGCG
Coding sequences within it:
- the hemB gene encoding porphobilinogen synthase — protein: MLDLTTRGDFARHRRLRQSEGLRRLTAETRLSPSDFVYPLFVTHGAGIRDEIPSMPGQYRISLDMVRHEADDLQQLRIPAVLLFGLPASKDPEGSEAYHDAGIVQEAVRAFKAVAPHLVVITDVCLCEYTSHGHCGVIVDGDVDNDRSVDLLARTAVSHARAGADMVAPSDMMDGRVAVIREELDEAGYVQTPIMAYSAKYASAFYGPFREAADSTPQFGDRRGYQMDPPNAREALLEIEDDINEGADIVMVKPALSYLDVIAQAREAFDTPLAAYNVSGEYAMLKAAEANGWIDGPRVMMEILTSIKRAGADIIITYHAKDAARLLAQQ